In one Halomarina ordinaria genomic region, the following are encoded:
- a CDS encoding NAD-binding protein translates to MVDAPNEPGDRAVEEVFYTAERVALVEWRQFSGAKPTVLVTGVVALLAFVTGLSNMSEATVTLGGPLATVFPGASSFVRFGGVLFAFLLGTATFGLRRRKRIAWRVAVVTLPALAALPLSTLRTTDVPLLLSLCVAFPLLVSNREDFQRRLDLSPLQVASLAAIVGVGLYGTVGAYGLRGQFVGIEDWGDAVYYVIVTVATVGYGDVTPTTTEAQWFTLSVILFGTGAFTIAIGALVAPAIESRMAAAFGTMTASELTLLEDHVVVLGVGDVTASLIDRLADATDFVVVTPDADAATRLKRDGANVLTGDPTDEAVLADARVGDARGIVVGSDDDARDVLAVLACKAVAPDVRVVAAVNEEKHVRKFTSVGADEVINPRTIGGRLLGASVLGEASAYADVLGDDEAA, encoded by the coding sequence GTGGTTGACGCACCGAACGAGCCGGGGGACCGGGCCGTAGAGGAGGTGTTCTACACCGCCGAGCGCGTCGCGCTCGTGGAGTGGCGACAGTTCTCCGGCGCGAAGCCGACGGTGCTCGTGACGGGCGTCGTCGCGCTCCTGGCGTTCGTCACGGGCCTCTCGAACATGAGCGAGGCGACGGTGACGCTCGGCGGACCGCTCGCGACTGTCTTCCCCGGAGCGTCGTCGTTCGTGCGGTTCGGCGGCGTGCTGTTCGCGTTCCTGCTGGGGACCGCGACGTTCGGGTTGCGACGGCGAAAGCGCATCGCCTGGCGGGTCGCGGTGGTGACGCTCCCCGCCCTCGCCGCCCTCCCGCTGTCGACGCTCCGGACGACCGACGTCCCGCTCCTGCTCTCGCTCTGCGTGGCGTTCCCGTTGCTCGTCTCGAACCGCGAGGACTTCCAGCGCCGCCTCGACCTCTCGCCGTTGCAGGTCGCCTCGCTGGCCGCCATCGTCGGGGTCGGCCTCTACGGCACCGTCGGCGCCTACGGCCTGCGAGGCCAGTTCGTCGGCATCGAGGACTGGGGCGACGCGGTGTACTACGTCATCGTCACCGTCGCCACGGTGGGCTACGGCGACGTCACGCCGACGACGACGGAGGCGCAGTGGTTCACCCTGTCGGTCATCCTCTTCGGGACCGGCGCGTTCACCATCGCTATCGGCGCGCTCGTCGCCCCGGCCATCGAATCGCGCATGGCGGCCGCCTTCGGAACCATGACTGCATCCGAACTCACACTCCTGGAGGACCACGTCGTCGTCCTCGGCGTCGGCGACGTGACGGCATCGCTCATCGACCGACTGGCCGACGCGACCGACTTCGTCGTCGTCACGCCGGACGCGGACGCTGCTACCCGGCTCAAGCGGGACGGGGCGAACGTCCTCACGGGCGACCCGACCGACGAGGCGGTGCTCGCGGACGCGCGCGTCGGCGACGCCCGTGGAATCGTCGTCGGGAGCGACGACGACGCACGGGACGTCCTCGCGGTCCTCGCGTGCAAGGCCGTCGCCCCCGACGTCCGGGTCGTGGCGGCCGTCAACGAGGAGAAACACGTCCGGAAGTTCACGTCGGTCGGGGCGGACGAGGTCATCAACCCACGGACCATCGGGGGGCGCCTCCTCGGGGCGTCGGTCCTCGGCGAGGCGTCCGCCTACGCGGACGTCCTCGGCGACGACGAAGCGGCGTGA
- a CDS encoding EamA family transporter, with protein sequence MNSAVAFGFATMLAWGFWIVFGDIASNSIDPELAAFVSYVTAAVITGVYVLVSDASFTVTTHGVAFAAVAGLAAAIGVVATYVGVTVGSTAVVSTIGGMYFVTAAVISIVALGEPLSASKVVGIGLALVAIVVINL encoded by the coding sequence GTGAACTCCGCGGTCGCGTTCGGGTTCGCGACCATGCTGGCGTGGGGCTTCTGGATCGTCTTCGGCGACATCGCCTCGAACAGCATCGACCCCGAACTGGCCGCGTTCGTCTCCTACGTGACCGCCGCCGTCATCACGGGCGTCTACGTCCTCGTCTCCGACGCCTCGTTCACCGTGACGACGCACGGGGTGGCCTTCGCGGCCGTCGCGGGCCTCGCGGCCGCCATCGGCGTCGTCGCGACGTACGTGGGCGTGACCGTCGGGTCGACGGCCGTCGTCTCGACCATCGGCGGGATGTACTTCGTCACGGCGGCGGTCATCAGCATCGTGGCGCTCGGCGAACCGCTGTCGGCGAGCAAGGTCGTCGGCATCGGCCTGGCGCTGGTCGCCATCGTCGTCATCAACCTGTGA
- a CDS encoding Rid family detoxifying hydrolase: MKRTVSTDDAPAAVGAYSQATTAGGLLFTAGQLPLTTDGELLDDEPVGDQTRQCLRNVEAILESEGLSLGDVVKTTVFLDDIDDFDAFNEAYGEFFEEEPPARSAVEAGAVPKGAAVEIEAVAVTE; the protein is encoded by the coding sequence ATGAAGCGAACGGTCAGCACGGACGACGCACCCGCCGCGGTCGGCGCGTACAGCCAGGCGACGACCGCCGGTGGACTGCTCTTCACCGCCGGACAGCTCCCGCTGACGACCGACGGCGAGTTGCTCGACGACGAACCGGTCGGCGACCAGACCCGCCAGTGTCTGCGAAACGTCGAAGCCATCCTCGAATCCGAGGGGCTGTCGCTCGGGGACGTGGTCAAGACCACCGTCTTCCTCGACGACATCGACGACTTCGACGCGTTCAACGAGGCCTACGGCGAGTTCTTCGAGGAGGAACCGCCCGCCAGGAGCGCCGTCGAAGCCGGCGCGGTGCCGAAAGGTGCGGCCGTCGAGATAGAGGCCGTCGCCGTGACGGAGTGA
- a CDS encoding formate--tetrahydrofolate ligase, producing MSPPDEVEGPLPTDYEIARSTDMEPIWELVEPWGLGLDDLQYFGSYTAKVKHHAIDRLREQADEKAGNLVLVTGMTPTPKGEGKTVTTVGLGQTLNHIGETAMIAIREPSLGPVFGVKGGAAGGGRSQVLPMEDINLHFTGDLHALTSAHNLISAMLDAKISQGDELDIDVNDVAWPRAIDMNDRVLRETVIGLGGKTGGTPREDGFLLTAASELMAVLCMASSLGDLKERVARIVVAYDGDGDPVTVDDIDATGAVTMLLRDAIKPNVVQTIEGTPAFVHGGPFANIAHGTNSLMADKAAFGMADYVVTEAGFGSDLGAEKFMNIVCRLGDMTPNAVVLVSSVRALKYHGEDMWPADFDDIADAGVGAVEAGLPNLDKHVQNLQKFGVPVVVAVNRFPDDADEEVEAVLDHCREDLGVKAAESTVFENGSEGGVDLAEHVVAEVEAGDEESFAPLYDDEDSIKEKIHTVATEIYGADGVKYTGGAESDIERMEDLGFGEFPVCLSKTFHSLSDDASKKGVPTDWELEVREIYPSAGAGFLVALTGDVLTLPGLPSDPAAAGMDIDADGNISGLF from the coding sequence ATGTCTCCACCCGACGAGGTCGAGGGGCCGCTTCCCACGGACTACGAGATCGCCCGGTCGACCGACATGGAACCCATCTGGGAGCTGGTCGAACCCTGGGGGCTCGGTCTCGACGACCTCCAGTACTTCGGCTCGTACACCGCGAAAGTAAAGCACCACGCCATCGACCGCCTCCGCGAGCAGGCGGACGAGAAGGCGGGGAACCTCGTGCTCGTGACGGGGATGACCCCCACCCCGAAGGGCGAGGGCAAGACCGTCACGACCGTCGGGCTGGGCCAGACGCTCAACCACATCGGCGAGACGGCGATGATCGCCATCCGCGAACCCTCGCTCGGCCCGGTGTTCGGCGTCAAGGGCGGCGCGGCCGGCGGCGGCCGCTCGCAGGTGTTGCCGATGGAGGACATCAACCTCCACTTCACCGGCGACCTGCACGCGCTCACCTCGGCGCACAACCTCATCTCGGCGATGCTCGACGCCAAGATATCGCAGGGCGACGAGCTGGACATCGACGTCAACGACGTCGCCTGGCCCCGCGCCATCGACATGAACGACCGGGTGCTCCGGGAGACGGTCATCGGCCTCGGGGGGAAGACCGGCGGGACCCCCCGCGAGGACGGCTTCCTGCTCACGGCGGCCTCCGAACTGATGGCCGTGCTGTGCATGGCGAGTAGTCTCGGCGACCTCAAGGAACGCGTCGCCCGCATCGTCGTCGCCTACGACGGCGACGGGGACCCGGTGACGGTCGACGACATCGACGCGACGGGCGCCGTCACGATGCTCCTCCGGGACGCCATCAAACCGAACGTCGTCCAGACCATCGAGGGGACGCCGGCGTTCGTCCACGGCGGGCCGTTCGCGAACATCGCCCACGGGACGAACTCGCTGATGGCCGACAAGGCCGCCTTCGGGATGGCCGACTACGTCGTCACCGAGGCCGGCTTCGGCTCCGACCTCGGGGCGGAGAAGTTCATGAACATCGTCTGCCGGCTGGGCGACATGACGCCGAACGCGGTCGTCCTCGTCTCGTCCGTCCGGGCGCTCAAGTACCACGGCGAGGACATGTGGCCCGCCGACTTCGACGACATCGCCGACGCCGGCGTCGGCGCCGTCGAGGCCGGCCTCCCGAACCTCGACAAGCACGTCCAGAACCTCCAGAAGTTCGGCGTGCCGGTCGTCGTCGCCGTCAACCGCTTCCCCGACGACGCCGACGAGGAGGTCGAAGCCGTCCTCGACCACTGTCGCGAGGACCTGGGCGTGAAGGCCGCCGAATCGACCGTCTTCGAGAACGGGAGCGAGGGCGGTGTCGACCTCGCCGAACACGTCGTCGCGGAGGTGGAAGCCGGCGACGAGGAGTCGTTCGCACCGCTGTACGACGACGAGGACTCCATCAAGGAGAAGATCCACACCGTCGCCACGGAGATCTACGGCGCCGACGGCGTCAAGTACACCGGCGGCGCGGAGTCCGACATCGAGCGGATGGAGGACCTCGGCTTCGGGGAGTTCCCCGTCTGTCTCTCGAAGACCTTCCACTCGCTGAGCGACGACGCGAGCAAGAAGGGCGTCCCGACCGACTGGGAACTCGAGGTGCGCGAGATATACCCCTCCGCCGGCGCGGGCTTCCTCGTCGCGCTCACCGGCGACGTGCTGACGCTGCCCGGCCTCCCGAGCGACCCCGCCGCCGCCGGGATGGACATCGACGCCGACGGGAACATCTCCGGGCTGTTCTAG
- the folP gene encoding dihydropteroate synthase: MKYHEAVASIHALQRRRPKFGTATTARLLSHLGDPHEDLDCVQVAGSNGKGSTARLLESVLRTSGVRVGLFTSPKLTDLREQVTVDGRPVARRDLATSVERLEPCIEALRAEDDAPTHFEVLTALALHHFARQDVDVAVLEVGIGGRYDATSVVSPVASAVTSVSLEHTDLLGDTVEAIARDKAQVAPEGRPLVTGATGAALDAVRGETDVLTVGERDADVVAVETGMRSAVESDVAVTGPDWALETQLSLLGRHQATNAGIAATLARQVADVDESTVADGLRRATWPGRFEVVEREPWVVLDGSHNPAATATLRDLLARYDYDDLHVVFGAMSDKDHAGMVEALPPVDTAFVTRPEVDRAASVDTLADVFEGHATHIEAVPSVPEATDRAVEAAAPTDFVLVTGSLYAVAEARDRWTRLVVPNDRTSPRPPLAGGRFPEVARETLDHRTFETRLRREQAERVAERLDALGGECVRSAVGAPEGLEAVALGGTVPCLRELAADLSGEGHGLGSVARQVDAALDPPPANPFGNDRRRTAVMGVLNVTPDSFHDGGEYDEFEAAVARARELVAAGADVVDVGGESTRPGADPVPVEEERSRVVPVVEAVSDLGVPVSVDTRRAAVASAALDAGASVVNDVSGLADPAMRFVVADHDAALVLTHSVSAPVDPDRRVTYDDVVDDVLRDLGERVLLAERAGVDRERIVVDPGLGFGKRAAESFELVDRLRAFRALGCPLLVGHSRKSMFDRVGCPGGERLPPTLAVTALAAERGVDVVRVHDVAENAAVVRTVAEARGQ; encoded by the coding sequence ATGAAGTACCACGAGGCGGTCGCGTCGATACACGCCCTCCAGCGACGACGACCGAAGTTCGGGACGGCGACGACCGCCCGACTCCTCTCGCACCTCGGCGACCCGCACGAGGACCTCGACTGCGTGCAGGTGGCGGGGTCGAACGGGAAGGGGAGCACCGCCCGGTTGCTGGAGAGCGTCCTCCGCACGTCGGGCGTGCGCGTCGGTCTGTTCACCTCGCCGAAGCTCACCGACCTCCGCGAGCAGGTGACGGTCGACGGCCGACCCGTCGCGCGCCGCGACCTCGCGACGTCCGTCGAACGCCTCGAACCGTGCATCGAAGCGCTCCGAGCCGAGGACGACGCCCCGACGCACTTCGAGGTGCTCACCGCCCTCGCGCTCCACCACTTCGCCCGTCAGGACGTCGACGTGGCGGTGCTGGAGGTGGGTATCGGCGGGCGCTACGACGCGACGAGCGTCGTCTCGCCGGTGGCGAGCGCGGTGACGAGCGTCTCCCTGGAGCACACCGACCTGCTCGGCGACACCGTCGAGGCAATCGCCCGCGACAAGGCGCAGGTCGCGCCAGAGGGGAGACCGCTCGTCACCGGCGCGACGGGTGCGGCCCTCGACGCGGTTCGGGGCGAGACGGACGTACTCACCGTCGGGGAGCGCGACGCCGACGTGGTCGCGGTCGAGACGGGGATGCGTTCGGCCGTCGAGAGCGACGTCGCCGTCACCGGCCCGGACTGGGCGCTCGAGACACAGCTCTCGCTGCTCGGGCGCCACCAGGCGACGAACGCGGGAATCGCCGCGACGCTGGCCCGGCAGGTCGCCGACGTCGACGAGTCGACGGTCGCCGACGGCCTCCGGCGGGCCACCTGGCCCGGTCGGTTCGAGGTCGTGGAGCGAGAGCCGTGGGTGGTCCTCGACGGGTCGCACAACCCGGCGGCGACGGCGACGCTCCGCGACCTGCTGGCGCGCTACGACTACGACGACCTGCACGTCGTCTTCGGGGCGATGTCCGACAAGGACCACGCCGGCATGGTCGAGGCGCTCCCACCGGTCGACACCGCGTTCGTCACCCGCCCCGAGGTCGACCGGGCGGCGAGCGTCGACACGCTCGCGGACGTCTTCGAGGGCCACGCGACGCACATCGAGGCGGTCCCGTCCGTCCCGGAGGCGACCGACCGTGCGGTCGAGGCGGCGGCCCCCACCGACTTCGTGCTCGTCACCGGGTCGCTGTACGCCGTCGCCGAGGCGCGCGACCGGTGGACACGGCTGGTCGTCCCGAACGACCGGACGTCGCCCCGGCCCCCCCTCGCCGGTGGGCGGTTCCCGGAAGTGGCGCGCGAGACGCTCGACCACCGGACGTTCGAGACACGCCTGCGACGCGAGCAGGCCGAGCGCGTCGCGGAACGGCTCGATGCGCTCGGCGGGGAGTGCGTTCGCTCCGCCGTCGGCGCCCCCGAGGGCCTCGAGGCGGTCGCCCTCGGGGGAACCGTCCCCTGCCTCCGCGAGCTCGCCGCCGACCTCTCCGGCGAGGGCCACGGGCTGGGGTCGGTCGCGCGACAGGTGGACGCTGCGCTCGACCCGCCCCCCGCGAACCCGTTCGGCAACGACCGCCGTCGAACGGCCGTGATGGGCGTCCTGAACGTCACGCCCGACAGCTTCCACGACGGCGGCGAGTACGACGAGTTCGAGGCGGCGGTCGCCCGGGCGCGGGAACTGGTCGCCGCCGGCGCCGACGTCGTCGACGTCGGGGGCGAGAGCACGCGGCCGGGTGCCGACCCCGTCCCCGTCGAGGAGGAGCGCTCGCGCGTCGTGCCGGTCGTCGAGGCCGTCTCCGACCTCGGCGTCCCGGTCTCCGTCGACACGCGGCGGGCAGCGGTCGCGAGCGCCGCGCTCGACGCGGGGGCGTCCGTCGTCAACGACGTCTCCGGCCTCGCCGACCCGGCGATGCGGTTCGTCGTGGCCGACCACGACGCCGCACTGGTCCTGACCCACAGCGTGTCGGCGCCCGTCGACCCCGACCGGCGCGTCACGTACGACGACGTGGTCGACGACGTGCTCCGCGACCTCGGAGAGCGGGTCCTGCTCGCCGAACGGGCGGGCGTCGACCGCGAACGCATCGTCGTCGACCCCGGCCTCGGGTTCGGCAAGCGCGCGGCCGAGTCGTTCGAACTCGTCGACCGCCTCCGCGCGTTCCGGGCCCTCGGCTGTCCCCTCCTGGTCGGCCACTCCCGCAAGTCGATGTTCGACCGCGTCGGCTGTCCGGGCGGCGAGCGCCTCCCGCCGACGCTCGCGGTCACCGCGCTGGCGGCCGAGCGGGGGGTGGACGTCGTCAGAGTACACGACGTCGCCGAGAACGCGGCGGTGGTCAGGACGGTCGCCGAGGCGCGAGGCCAGTGA